The following coding sequences lie in one Mycobacterium sp. DL440 genomic window:
- a CDS encoding LuxR C-terminal-related transcriptional regulator, with protein sequence MPGQWQLLDRPAEHEAIRAALSGTDSCGVVLVGAAGVGKTTLARTVTASLSQKVHWTACTESSRSIPLGAFAHWVSSSGSRDPIALIGSAHESLVADGDTIVGIDDAHLLDQLSATLLHQIAVERSGHVVATVRSGEPVPDAVTSLWKDGYLQRFELSPFTKQQSIALIETVLGGTLEGLSADVMWETSGGNPLFLRNMVEGAVDAGTLAKVNGVWQFRGPTVIPSGLVELLDERLAHAGEDVLHALKLLSLCEPLDIDALAELAGEDAVDAAEMRGLIRIVADDGQINVRFSHPLFGEAVRRRVGTASARKLRGRIAKILHERNLDSPASRIKLAELAIESDQGTDIELLITAAKDAVFLSNLPLGEKLARAAFDHGGGLGAAALLSRALLWQGHPAQADNILEQFSPADLNEMELVQWGIPRLSNLFWSMADVARADQVLALLQERVTHPTLRLIVDATGAGMAVHQNKIPEGLAIAERVLANPEAPRQAVDFAAFAAGLSMPLVGRGNDFLPIASRCRAQRKTTDGMVRIMVFYGEVLALAYTGQFELAQQRATDYAEFSSSGQFAGWAIAKIMDGVAATHSGRFRDAILAIEQALAALNAESSLPWQLPGRLLLARAYAGVGSPAEAERVLEDAKEHSGEFMALHEPLRMLAKAWLAAAKGGHRSAIDLARAAADAAHSSGQYAVEAEALHSAARFGDRSVTRRLQDLVDRADGPLPALYARHAAAVAAADPNELDKVAGTFEEAGLLLSAADSAAQAVPLHDKAGHRRNSTESAAHALQLASKCGGAATPAIRSAARPLPVTGREREVAGLVAQGLPNRDIAERLTVSVRTVEGHIYRACIKLGVADRDELAKIVWSDLAQ encoded by the coding sequence ATGCCTGGTCAGTGGCAGCTTTTGGACCGGCCCGCCGAGCACGAGGCCATTAGGGCCGCCCTCAGCGGGACCGACAGCTGCGGAGTCGTCCTAGTCGGAGCCGCCGGAGTCGGCAAGACCACACTGGCGCGCACGGTCACCGCATCGCTGAGCCAGAAGGTGCACTGGACCGCGTGCACCGAGTCTTCTCGCAGCATCCCGCTCGGCGCATTCGCCCACTGGGTGTCGTCGTCGGGATCACGTGACCCCATCGCCCTCATCGGATCGGCACACGAATCGCTTGTCGCCGACGGCGACACCATCGTCGGAATCGACGATGCACATCTACTGGACCAGTTGTCGGCGACGCTGTTGCACCAGATCGCCGTGGAGCGCTCGGGCCACGTGGTAGCCACCGTGCGCAGTGGTGAGCCGGTTCCCGATGCCGTCACCTCGCTGTGGAAGGACGGCTACCTCCAGCGCTTCGAACTCAGCCCGTTCACCAAACAGCAGAGCATCGCACTCATCGAAACCGTCCTGGGCGGAACGCTGGAGGGGCTCAGCGCCGACGTGATGTGGGAGACCTCGGGCGGCAACCCACTGTTCCTGCGCAACATGGTCGAGGGCGCGGTCGACGCCGGCACGCTGGCCAAGGTCAACGGGGTGTGGCAGTTCCGCGGCCCCACCGTCATTCCCTCCGGGCTCGTCGAACTGCTCGACGAACGTCTGGCACATGCCGGCGAGGATGTCCTGCACGCACTGAAGCTGCTGTCGCTGTGCGAGCCACTGGACATCGATGCGCTGGCAGAACTGGCCGGCGAGGACGCGGTGGACGCGGCCGAGATGCGCGGTCTGATCCGGATCGTCGCCGACGACGGCCAGATCAACGTCCGCTTCAGCCACCCACTGTTCGGCGAGGCGGTGCGCCGCCGGGTGGGCACCGCATCGGCCCGCAAGCTGCGGGGCCGCATCGCCAAGATCCTGCACGAGCGCAACCTCGATTCCCCTGCCAGCCGAATCAAGTTGGCCGAGTTGGCCATCGAGAGCGACCAGGGCACCGACATCGAACTGCTGATCACCGCCGCCAAGGACGCGGTGTTCCTGTCCAATCTCCCACTCGGGGAGAAACTGGCCCGCGCAGCCTTCGATCACGGCGGCGGACTCGGCGCGGCCGCGCTGCTGTCCCGTGCGTTGTTGTGGCAGGGCCATCCGGCACAGGCCGACAACATCCTCGAGCAGTTCTCCCCCGCCGATCTCAACGAGATGGAACTGGTGCAGTGGGGCATTCCGCGGTTGTCCAACCTGTTCTGGTCCATGGCCGATGTGGCGCGGGCCGATCAGGTGCTCGCCCTCCTACAGGAACGGGTCACCCACCCGACCCTGCGGCTGATCGTCGACGCGACCGGTGCCGGCATGGCCGTGCACCAGAACAAGATTCCCGAAGGGCTCGCAATCGCCGAACGGGTGCTGGCGAACCCCGAGGCCCCGCGGCAGGCAGTGGATTTCGCGGCATTCGCCGCCGGGCTGTCGATGCCACTGGTGGGGCGGGGCAACGATTTCCTGCCGATCGCGTCGCGGTGCCGCGCTCAGCGCAAGACCACCGACGGCATGGTCCGGATCATGGTTTTCTACGGCGAGGTGCTGGCCCTGGCCTACACCGGTCAATTCGAACTGGCTCAGCAGCGGGCCACCGACTACGCCGAGTTCTCCTCGTCCGGCCAGTTCGCCGGGTGGGCCATCGCCAAGATCATGGACGGCGTGGCCGCCACCCACAGCGGCCGGTTCCGCGATGCCATCCTGGCGATCGAACAGGCCCTCGCCGCGCTGAACGCCGAAAGCTCCCTGCCCTGGCAACTCCCCGGCCGGCTGCTGCTGGCCCGCGCCTACGCCGGGGTGGGAAGCCCCGCCGAAGCCGAGCGAGTGCTGGAGGATGCCAAGGAGCACTCGGGCGAATTCATGGCGCTGCACGAGCCCCTCCGGATGCTCGCCAAGGCCTGGCTGGCCGCCGCCAAGGGCGGGCACCGCTCGGCGATCGACCTGGCCCGGGCGGCCGCAGATGCGGCACATTCCTCCGGCCAGTACGCGGTCGAGGCCGAGGCGCTGCACAGCGCGGCACGCTTCGGCGACCGCAGTGTGACCCGTCGCCTACAGGACCTGGTCGACCGGGCGGACGGTCCGCTGCCCGCCCTGTACGCACGGCACGCCGCCGCGGTGGCCGCCGCCGACCCGAACGAACTGGACAAGGTGGCCGGCACATTCGAGGAGGCCGGCCTGCTGCTGTCGGCGGCGGACTCCGCCGCCCAGGCAGTGCCCCTGCACGACAAGGCCGGACACCGCCGAAACAGTACCGAATCCGCCGCGCACGCACTGCAATTGGCGTCCAAGTGCGGCGGTGCCGCCACCCCGGCGATTCGATCGGCCGCCCGCCCCCTGCCGGTGACGGGACGGGAACGCGAAGTGGCCGGTCTGGTCGCGCAGGGATTGCCGAACCGCGACATCGCCGAACGACTGACCGTCTCGGTCCGCACCGTGGAGGGCCATATCTACCGGGCTTGCATCAAGCTCGGGGTGGCCGACCGCGATGAGCTCGCCAAAATCGTCTGGAGCGACCTGGCTCAGTAA